A window from Gammaproteobacteria bacterium encodes these proteins:
- the fhcD gene encoding formylmethanofuran--tetrahydromethanopterin N-formyltransferase, translating to MIINGVEIEDTFAEAFDMRATRIIITAINFKWARHAAVTMTGFATSVIGCGVEAGIERVLHGDETPDGRPGMAVLLFATSTKTLAKQLETRVGQCVLTCPTTAVFAGLEGDEKIPLGKNVRYFGDGFQISKMVGGKRFWRVPVMDGEFLCEEETARTTAVGGGNFLVLARTMSQALLASEAAIDAIYRLPHVIMPFPGGGVRSGSKVGSKYKGLMASTNDPYCPTLKGLAGSRLGADIGAAMEIVIDGLTADDVRHAMRTGIHAVCALGSSEGILQITASNFGGKLGAHHLHLSEIMGEADSS from the coding sequence ATGATCATTAACGGTGTCGAGATCGAAGACACGTTCGCCGAGGCCTTCGACATGCGCGCCACGCGCATCATCATCACCGCCATCAATTTCAAGTGGGCGCGCCACGCGGCGGTGACCATGACCGGCTTCGCGACCTCCGTCATCGGTTGTGGGGTCGAGGCCGGCATCGAGCGCGTGCTGCATGGCGACGAGACGCCAGACGGCCGTCCCGGCATGGCGGTGCTGCTGTTCGCGACATCGACCAAGACGCTCGCCAAGCAGCTTGAGACGAGAGTCGGCCAGTGCGTGCTGACCTGTCCGACCACGGCCGTGTTCGCGGGCCTCGAAGGCGACGAAAAGATCCCGCTGGGCAAGAACGTCCGCTATTTCGGTGACGGTTTTCAGATCTCCAAGATGGTTGGCGGCAAGCGCTTCTGGCGGGTGCCGGTGATGGATGGCGAGTTTCTGTGCGAGGAGGAAACCGCGCGCACGACCGCGGTCGGCGGCGGTAATTTCCTGGTGCTGGCCAGGACCATGTCGCAGGCGCTGCTCGCGAGCGAGGCGGCTATCGACGCCATCTACCGGCTGCCGCATGTGATCATGCCATTCCCCGGCGGCGGTGTGCGTTCGGGCTCGAAAGTCGGCTCGAAATACAAGGGCCTGATGGCGTCCACCAACGATCCGTACTGCCCGACCCTCAAAGGTCTCGCCGGCTCGCGTCTGGGTGCGGACATCGGCGCGGCGATGGAGATCGTCATTGACGGCCTGACCGCCGACGACGTGCGTCACGCGATGCGCACCGGCATCCACGCGGTGTGCGCGCTGGGGTCATCAGAAGGCATCTTGCAGATCACGGCCAGCAATTTTGGCGGCAAGCTGGGCGCCCATCACTTGCACTTGTCGGAGATTATGGGTGAAGCCGATAGTTCTTGA